One part of the Pecten maximus chromosome 1, xPecMax1.1, whole genome shotgun sequence genome encodes these proteins:
- the LOC117325304 gene encoding monocarboxylate transporter 4-like, producing the protein MAEFQSSSRKKKKRSQSISSSSSSSSSDFTVDSSSSTYSMPPAPDGGWGWVVVLSSFMIMLISDGFAFSFGVLYTELLEVFQESKSYTSWIASLFYGVPLICGPISSALATKYGCRKVQIAGGILAFIGVFASTFANSVAMLCVTLGIVAGFGMSVGYVTSIVMVAFYFEKKRALATGLAVCGSGLGTFLFAPLIEYLIEHYTWRGSFLILSGITLNLVVCGTLLRPLKFSPQEQWKRKLEAFEKLSKTVSRSISKTSLSDFPRSRHTSHTDDADSDSDTPDLEHMSYSQVQLPTYIQKELKYAPDNLVVEVTKSGKSWQHVLRTRHPSAVGCSSSMNNVTNSSLNQSVINNSTRENGHLLNTCSGCIVEPKISLIDNGSIWKRDNQRRKRQVFQYYPLHRKDLFYRGNLMKLPHFEIRSSSCPELHLGSIDEESSEAGDICQVTNILKFPIHMVKVFKAMFDIAILKTPVFILFLFSNFMLYFWYDVPYVFIVDRAKEFGISEDRSSLIISSLGIANTFGQILYGIVGDRDIDLELLYGISLAVAGISVALVPLFVDQIILCILAACYGIFVSANYVLSTVLLVKYLGMDKLTNAYGLTMLLQGMANMIGPPVAGKLYDDSGSYDHTFYAGGTFIAASGTVLLVIPFYKYVKGLIWRCRGDKIQNTCIGTSNGPETFQGEVEPLTEELQEDVSRVFTKFAVTEIETVV; encoded by the exons ATGGCAGAATTCCAGAGCAGCTCacgaaaaaagaaaaaacgATCTCAAAGTATATCGTCTTCGTCCTCGTCTTCCTCTAGTGACTTTACAGTTGATTCATCGTCCTCTACATACTCTATGCCCCCAGCTCCCGATGGCGGCTGGGGTTGGGTTGTTGTATTAAGTTCATTCATGATAATGTTGATCAGTGATGGCTTCGCCTTTTCATTTGGAGTACTCTATACGGAATTGCTGGAAGTTTTTCAGGAAAGCAAAAGTTACACGTCATGGATTGCTTCTTTGTTCTACGGAGTACCCCTTATATGTGGACCGATTTCCAGCGCATTAGCAACGAAGTATGGCTGTAGAAAAGTGCAAATTGCTGGCGGAATTCTTGCGTTTATTGGTGTGTTTGCAAGTACTTTTGCTAACTCCGTTGCAATGTTATGTGTTACACTTGGTATTGTAGCTGGTTTCGGGATGTCGGTCGGATATGTAACTTCTATAGTAATGGTAGCATTTTATTTCGAGAAGAAGAGAGCTTTGGCCACGGGACTGGCAGTATGTGGCTCAGGATTAGGAACATTTTTGTTTGCACCGCTTATTGAATATTTGATAGAACATTATACGTGGAGAGGATCTTTTCTTATTCTCAGTGGTATCACATTGAATTTGGTTGTATGTGGCACTCTTCTTAGACCATTGAAATTTTCACCACAAGAACAATGGAAAAGAAAATTGGAAGCGTTCGAAAAATTATCCAAGACTGTTTCGCGATCTATATCGAAAACAAGTCTTTCTGACTTCCCTCGTAGTAGACACACCAGTCACACGGATGATGCTGATTCCGATTCAGACACACCAGACCTTGAGCATATGAGCTACTCGCAAGTACAACTACCAACTTATATCCAAAAAGAGCTAAAATATGCACCAGACAATTTAGTTGTTGAAGTGACGAAAAGTGGCAAAAGCTGGCAGCACGTTCTTCGAACCAGGCATCCAAGCGCTGTTGGATGCAGTTCTTCAATGAATAATGTGACGAACTCGTCCTTAAACCAAAGTGTTATTAACAACAGTACCAGAGAGAATGGCCATTTATTGAATACTTGTAGTGGTTGTATTGTGGAACCTAAGATATCTCTTATCGATAATGGAAGCATATGGAAGAGAGATAATCAAAGGCGAAAGCGACaagtatttcaatattatccACTTCACAGAAAAGATTTGTTCTATAGAGGGAATCTAATGAAACTTCCTCACTTTGAAATACGCTCTTCTAGTTGCCCAGAGCTCCATCTGGGATCCATAGACGAGGAAAGTTCAGAAGCTGGAGATATTTGTCAAGTTaccaacattttgaaattcCCGATTCACATGGTCAAGGTTTTCAAAGCTATGTTTGACATCGCCATTTTGAAAACtcctgtttttattttatttttgttttccaatTTTATGCTTTATTTTTGGTATGATGTACCATATGTTTTCATTGTTGATAGAGCAAAGGAATTCGGTATATCGGAGGATAGGAGCTCTCTGATAATATCTAGTCTTGGAATTGCGAACACATTCGGACAAATTCTGTATGGAATAGTAGGGGATCGTGACATAGATTTAGAACTTCTGTATGGGATCTCTCTCGCTGTTGCAGGGATAAGTGTGGCTTTGGTGCCTCTGTTTGTTGATCAGATAATTCTCTGCATATTGGCCGCATGCTATGGAATTTTCGTTAGCGCAAATTATGTGCTGAGTACAGTACTTTTAGTGAAATACTTGGGAATGGATAAACTGACAAATGCTTATGGATTGACTATGCTGTTACAAGGAATGGCCAATATGATTGGACCACCTGTTGCGG GAAAATTGTATGATGACTCCGGAAGTTATGATCACACGTTTTACGCCGGCGGGACTTTCATCGCCGCTTCAGGGACTGTCCTTCTTGTGATACCcttttataaatatgttaagGGGCTCATCTGGAGATGCCGCGgggacaaaatacaaaatacctGCATTGGTACCTCAAATGGACCGGAGACGTTCCAGGGTGAGGTGGAACCACTGACAGAAGAATTACAAGAGGATGTATCCAGAGTTTTTACGAAATTTGCTGTTACCGAAATAGAAACTGTAGTGTAA